The Etheostoma spectabile isolate EspeVRDwgs_2016 unplaced genomic scaffold, UIUC_Espe_1.0 scaffold00569760, whole genome shotgun sequence genome has a window encoding:
- the chp2 gene encoding calcineurin B homologous protein 2 has product MGSSSSSLNRIPNAQELMQETGFSAAHILRLHERFEFLDVDQRGELRPEDFGAIRELSSNPVGDRIVGAFFSPRKETVDFASFVRILAHFCPTEKTRTRDGAQPEPAHSRTGKLKFAFQMYDQDRDGKISREELLQVLRAMLEMQVTEEQLQSIAERAIREADLDQDDAISFDEFRKSLEKVDIEHKMSIRFLR; this is encoded by the exons ATGggctccagcagctccagcttgAACCGAATCCCAAACGCACAAGAGCTCATGCAGGAAACCGGCT TCTCCGCCGCTCACATCCTCCGTCTCCACGAGAGGTTTGAGTTCCTGGACGTAGACCAGCGAGGAGAGCTCAG gcCTGAGGATTTCGGAGCAATTCGGGAGTTGTCCTCAAACCCCGTCGGAGACAGAATCGTCGGTGCCTTTTTCTCTCCAAG aaAGGAGACTGTGGACTTTGCCTCCTTTGTTCGGATTCTGGCTCATTTTTGTCCCACAGAGAAAACCCGAACCAGAGACGGAGCCCAGCCGGAACCGGCCCACAGCAGGACCGGGAAACTCAAAT tTGCTTTCCAGATGTATGATCAGGACCGAGATGGAAAGATTTCGCGAGAAGAGCTtcttcag GTGCTGCGGGCGATGCTGGAGATGCAGGTGACGGAGGAGCAGCTGCAGAGCATCGCCGAGCGAGCCATCCGGGAAGCAGACCTGGACCAGGATGACGCCATCTCCTTCGACGAGTTCAGAAAG tcaCTGGAGAAAGTGGACATCGAACACAAGATGAGTATCCGCTTCCTGAGATGA